From a region of the Thermodesulfobacteriota bacterium genome:
- a CDS encoding MTH938/NDUFAF3 family protein, translated as MIESFAFGFMVISGTKYSSDLVIYPDGHVEDLWRRKQGHMLSSDDIDRLIKSEPEIIVAGTGVSGLMKPEKRLEKLLNQKGIKFISQPNQKAIQVYNNLCLNNRVGACFHLTC; from the coding sequence GTGATAGAATCTTTTGCATTTGGTTTTATGGTTATTAGCGGAACAAAATATAGTTCCGACCTTGTCATCTATCCTGACGGCCATGTGGAGGATTTATGGCGGCGCAAACAAGGCCACATGCTGTCATCCGATGATATAGATCGGCTGATTAAGTCTGAGCCGGAAATTATTGTGGCCGGCACCGGTGTCAGTGGATTGATGAAGCCTGAAAAGCGGCTCGAAAAACTGCTTAACCAAAAAGGCATAAAATTCATTTCACAACCTAACCAGAAAGCAATTCAAGTTTACAACAACCTTTGCTTAAACAACAGGGTGGGGGCATGTTTCCATCTTACATGCTGA